A genomic region of Venturia canescens isolate UGA chromosome 9, ASM1945775v1, whole genome shotgun sequence contains the following coding sequences:
- the Tip60 gene encoding histone acetyltransferase Tip60, with amino-acid sequence MIEEHDEREAICDSVNSLVEGCRLPVRMHGTDDWPLAEIISVKDVRGIKCYYVHYVDFNKRLDEWVVETCLDTRKVQYPRKDGTTPGTGAATPKKQAPSRPPSPSSLNSEPLNGTAVFQAALQKKMARKRKATFLENEDSQEAPPPVVPSPVTGPRPSQGSMVAHHGHDDVVTRMKNIELIELGRHRIKPWYFSPYPQEMVNLPCIYICEFCLKYRKSRKCLERHLAKCNLRHPPGNEIYRKGPISFFEIDGRKNKNYAQNLCLLAKLFLDHKTLDYDTDPFLFYVMTDFDSRGFHIVGYFSKEKESTEDYNVACILTLPPYQRRGYGKLLIEFSYELSKFEGKTGSPEKPLSDLGLLSYRSYWAHTILDILLNVKPLVDNEKAQITINEICELTSIKKEDVISTLQNLNLINYYKGQYIVTLNREIIEQHAAAMEKRSIRIDPKCLHWTPKDWSVRAKW; translated from the exons ATGATCGAGGAACACGACGAACGAGAAGCAATATGCGATTCAGTG AATTCGCTTGTGGAAGGTTGTCGCTTGCCGGTTAGAATGCACGGCACCGATGATTGGC CTCTGGCTGAAATCATCAGTGTCAAAGATGTTCGTGGTATCAAGTGTTATTACGTTCATTATGTAGATT TTAATAAAAGATTAGACGAATGGGTAGTGGAAACATGTTTGGATACAAGAAAAGTTCAGTATCCAAGGAAAGATGGTACGACGCCGGGTACAGGAGCGGCAACGCCAAAAAAACAAGCGCCAAGCAGACCGCCGAGTCCGAGCAGTCTGAACAGCGAACCGTTGAACGGTACAGCCGTTTTTCAGGCTGCattgcagaaaaaaatggctcgGAAAAGAAAAGCAACGTTTTTGGAAAACGAAGATTCGCAAGAAGCGCCACCACCGGTGGTGCCTTCTCCGGTGACTGGTCCAAGACCGTCGCAAGGTTCAATGGTAGCGCATCATGGTCATGACGATGTAGtaacgagaatgaaaaatatcgaattaatAGAGCTCGGTAGGCACAGAATAAAGCCATGGTACTTCAGTCCATACCCTCAAGAAATGGTGAATTTGCCGTGCATTTACATATgtgaattttgtttgaaatatCGAAAGAGTAGAAAGTGCCTGGAAAGACATTTGGCAAAGTGTAATTTGCGACATCCACCGGGCAACGAAATCTATCGTAAAGGTCCAATCTCATTTTTCGAGATCGACGGTCgaaagaacaaaaactatgctCAAAATTTGTGCCTACTAGCGAAATTGTTCCTCGATCATAAAACCCTCGATTACGATACCGATCCATTTTTATTCTACGTTATGACGGATTTTGACAGTCGAGGATTTCACATAGTCGGTTACTTCTCCAAAGAGAAAGAATCCACTGAGGATTACAACGTTGCATGTATTTTAACTCTACCGCCTTATCAGAGAAGAGGATATGGCAAGTTACTCATAGAATTCTCCTACGAACTATCCAAATTTGAAGGCAAAACTGGATCTCCTGAGAAACCATTGTCCGATCTTGGTCTCTTGTCTTACCGAAGCTATTGGGCTCACACCATTCTTGATATCTTACTGAACGTCAAGCCCCTCGTCGATAATGAAAAGGCACAAATAACCATTAATGAGATCTGCGAACTAACTTCCATCAAGAAAGAGGATGTTATTTCTACCCTTCAAAATCTTAATCTCATTAACTATTACAAGGGACAGTACATCGTTACGTTGAATAg AGAAATAATTGAGCAGCACGCAGCAGCGATGGAAAAGAGATCTATAAGGATAGATCCAAAGTGCTTGCACTGGACGCCGAAAGACTGGAGCGTAAGAGCAAAATGGTGA